In Spirochaeta thermophila DSM 6578, the following proteins share a genomic window:
- a CDS encoding [Fe-Fe] hydrogenase large subunit C-terminal domain-containing protein — MPREDNRTKIRRDLLVRVARLLTKGTLEEEIDAIPFEMTGEGWEQVRCCIQHDRALLRLRLLALMGFEVEGKEDVARPLAHYARILMEDVARRVRGERAFSRVEEPEAVGVTGSGHGSGRPSSGIRGSVDLAVPFELDDGFPLHMITEACNACEGARFMVTEVCQGCVARPCKTGCPKGAISIVRGRASIDYERCINCGLCERVCPFHAIVRIPVPCEEVCPVGAIEKGEDGVARIDRGACILCGKCLKACPFGAPQEQSDLFSVVTALHAGRTVIAMLAPAAMAQFPTSPGRLLSALRRVGFSRVVEVAAAADRVAEAEAREVVERLSAGEAFVATSCCPSWVLAASRLEGISDHVSHTPSPMVLGARILKEEDPDAFVVFVGPCLAKKQERREEPAVDAVLTIEELGALLVALEIEVGEEEALPLEESVSSYGRGFGASSGVSRAVLHAMEELGEGMKIEHRVIDGLSPDSLKEIARWSMDPPERTLVEVMACEGGCVGGPCAIAHPRTSKTLLMKYAGEGGTRG, encoded by the coding sequence ATGCCGAGAGAGGATAACCGGACGAAGATCCGGAGGGATCTCCTCGTGAGGGTGGCACGCCTTCTCACCAAGGGGACCCTCGAGGAAGAGATAGATGCGATCCCCTTCGAGATGACAGGGGAGGGATGGGAACAGGTTCGATGCTGTATACAGCACGACCGGGCACTCCTCCGGCTGCGGCTCCTGGCCCTCATGGGCTTTGAGGTGGAGGGCAAGGAGGACGTGGCGCGACCGCTCGCCCATTACGCGCGTATCCTCATGGAAGATGTGGCGCGCAGGGTGAGAGGAGAGCGCGCCTTCTCCCGGGTGGAGGAACCGGAAGCGGTGGGTGTGACAGGGAGTGGTCACGGCTCCGGGCGTCCCTCGTCGGGTATCAGGGGTTCGGTCGACCTCGCCGTGCCGTTCGAACTGGACGATGGGTTCCCCCTCCATATGATCACCGAGGCCTGCAACGCCTGTGAGGGAGCCCGTTTCATGGTGACGGAGGTCTGTCAGGGCTGTGTGGCCCGTCCATGTAAGACGGGATGCCCCAAGGGCGCCATCTCCATCGTCCGAGGGCGGGCCTCCATCGATTACGAACGATGTATCAACTGTGGACTCTGTGAACGGGTGTGCCCGTTTCACGCCATCGTGAGAATACCGGTGCCGTGTGAAGAGGTGTGCCCTGTAGGCGCGATCGAGAAGGGGGAAGACGGGGTGGCTCGCATTGACCGTGGAGCGTGCATTCTCTGCGGCAAGTGTCTCAAGGCCTGTCCCTTCGGTGCCCCACAGGAACAGTCGGATCTCTTCAGTGTGGTGACCGCCCTCCACGCAGGAAGGACGGTGATCGCCATGCTGGCACCTGCAGCGATGGCCCAGTTTCCCACTTCTCCCGGACGACTCCTCTCCGCCCTTCGTCGAGTCGGGTTCTCTCGGGTAGTGGAGGTGGCGGCTGCTGCCGATCGCGTGGCGGAAGCGGAGGCCCGGGAGGTCGTAGAGAGACTCTCCGCCGGAGAGGCTTTCGTGGCCACCTCATGTTGTCCGTCTTGGGTCCTCGCGGCCTCGAGACTGGAAGGGATCTCCGATCACGTCTCGCACACCCCAAGCCCTATGGTGCTGGGTGCCCGAATCCTGAAGGAGGAGGATCCCGACGCCTTCGTGGTGTTCGTGGGTCCGTGTCTCGCCAAGAAACAAGAGAGGAGGGAGGAACCTGCAGTGGACGCCGTCCTTACCATAGAAGAACTCGGTGCCCTCCTCGTCGCCCTGGAGATAGAGGTGGGGGAAGAGGAAGCGCTTCCTTTGGAGGAGAGTGTATCGTCCTATGGAAGGGGGTTCGGTGCTTCCTCGGGGGTGAGCCGTGCGGTGCTCCATGCCATGGAGGAGTTGGGGGAGGGGATGAAGATCGAGCACAGGGTGATAGACGGGCTCTCCCCCGACTCCCTCAAGGAGATCGCTCGATGGAGTATGGATCCACCGGAAAGGACCCTCGTGGAGGTGATGGCGTGTGAAGGTGGGTGTGTGGGGGGGCCGTGTGCCATCGCACACCCCAGGACGTCGAAAACCCTGCTCATGAAATATGCCGGTGAGGGCGGTACACGGGGTTGA
- a CDS encoding NAD(P)H-dependent oxidoreductase subunit E — MSKIRITVCVGTACYVMGGADLLALRDALPPEWAPHLEWEGTPCLNHCREFGTERAPFVLVDGNLLAGVTPERLKAEIARLIAGGTDAERG, encoded by the coding sequence ATGAGCAAGATCAGGATCACGGTCTGTGTAGGAACCGCGTGCTACGTCATGGGAGGGGCGGACCTCCTGGCGCTCCGGGACGCTCTTCCCCCGGAGTGGGCCCCTCACCTGGAGTGGGAGGGGACCCCCTGCCTCAACCACTGCCGGGAGTTCGGGACGGAGCGGGCCCCCTTCGTCCTTGTCGACGGAAACCTGTTGGCGGGGGTGACTCCAGAGCGTCTCAAGGCCGAGATAGCACGTCTCATTGCAGGAGGGACCGATGCCGAGAGAGGATAA
- a CDS encoding SpoIIE family protein phosphatase, which yields MDDIFVEVGSFQIPKYGEHAEGDVFFSKKDLNGKRIVSVLSDGLGSGIKASVLATLTATIGAGCIAHKLSLERTGGLLMRTLPVCSKRKISYATFTIVDIDSDYRVSCLEYDNPPYLLWRGDRLLETRRDRRILRRQGKGHPASMEVALSSFQAVLDDRLIFFSDGVTQCGMGSRRFPLGWGLEGVIDYVGNILSVTPDISARDLARVVVQRALMIDEGKAKDDITCGVVYFRKARRLLVVTGPPLRRDRDRDLAALFRDFRGTRIICGGTTATIIARELGKRLSVRLECVDPALPPPGEMEGADLVTEGILTLGKVAEYLERDEVVERLPRNPAAEILRFMLNSDVIEFLVGTRINEAHQDPSMPVELEIRRNVVRKIAGLLEQRYLKKTSVRFI from the coding sequence ATGGATGACATCTTCGTCGAAGTCGGGTCGTTCCAGATACCCAAGTACGGTGAACATGCCGAGGGAGATGTGTTCTTCTCGAAGAAAGATCTCAACGGCAAGCGCATCGTCTCCGTGCTCTCCGACGGCCTTGGTTCGGGGATAAAGGCATCTGTCCTGGCCACGCTCACGGCCACTATCGGAGCGGGGTGTATCGCTCACAAGCTCTCCCTGGAAAGGACGGGAGGGCTTCTCATGCGGACACTTCCCGTATGTTCGAAACGCAAGATAAGTTATGCGACGTTTACCATCGTGGATATAGATTCGGACTACAGGGTTTCCTGCCTGGAATACGACAATCCCCCCTATCTCCTGTGGAGGGGGGACCGGCTCCTTGAAACGAGGCGGGACCGGAGGATCCTTCGTCGACAGGGCAAGGGACATCCTGCCTCCATGGAAGTGGCGCTCTCCTCTTTCCAGGCCGTCCTCGATGACAGGCTCATCTTCTTCTCCGATGGGGTGACCCAGTGCGGTATGGGAAGCCGTCGTTTCCCCTTGGGATGGGGATTGGAGGGGGTGATCGACTACGTGGGGAACATCCTTTCCGTCACGCCGGATATATCGGCGCGGGACCTCGCCCGCGTGGTTGTGCAGCGAGCCCTCATGATCGACGAGGGCAAGGCCAAGGATGACATCACGTGCGGGGTCGTCTATTTCAGAAAGGCACGACGGCTGCTCGTGGTGACCGGCCCTCCGCTCCGGAGGGATCGTGACAGGGACCTCGCCGCACTCTTCAGGGATTTTAGAGGCACGCGTATCATCTGTGGGGGAACCACTGCCACCATCATCGCCCGGGAGTTGGGCAAGCGGCTCTCGGTGAGGCTGGAGTGTGTCGATCCGGCCTTGCCCCCGCCGGGAGAGATGGAGGGGGCCGACCTGGTGACCGAGGGGATCCTCACGCTCGGGAAGGTGGCGGAGTATCTCGAGAGGGACGAAGTGGTGGAACGTCTTCCTCGCAACCCGGCCGCGGAGATCCTTCGTTTCATGCTTAATTCCGACGTGATCGAATTCCTGGTCGGGACGAGGATAAACGAGGCACATCAGGATCCTTCTATGCCGGTGGAGCTGGAGATCCGGAGAAATGTGGTGAGAAAGATCGCTGGTCTGTTGGAACAGCGATACTTGAAGAAGACCAGTGTACGATTCATCTGA
- a CDS encoding [Fe-Fe] hydrogenase large subunit C-terminal domain-containing protein — translation MTFQRLIYTVTSDCFDCYKCIRECPVKAIRISSGRAEVVEELCLYCGHCVEVCPSGAKRVRSDVDRAKTILSLRSKVVLSLAPSFPAFFRDTSPQELIAACRKLGFHAVSETAVGADIVSEKIREMLSGHEGQGEGRLLISSACPVIVEYISRYRPDLLPCVIPVGSPMRAHAEYLKSVFGHETAVVFAGPCIAKKREAEQSGGVVDLALTFSELAAWMEEAGVYPSDLRTDGGDFYPSRSSYGALYPVQGGAIRTLERMGTPGSWIFESFSGITQIARALDGLDIDSLDVPLFLELLACEGGCINGPAFGSRRGSLDRHLKVLSYAEGASREWVRCALPLEVEVHGDPYRETPISDEEIREALRSVGKYSPEDELNCSGCGYDTCRAFAEAMVRGRAERTMCVSYMRKLAQKKANALLKTMPSAAVVVDQDLKVVECNSNFAHLWGAEIEGMYGVRPGLEGADLRKIVPFWKVFQLVLDDQGPELVEEDFRVGKRIIHGSIFVIERGAVAGGLFQDITVPWIQRDRIVQQARKVMKDHLRTVQKVAYLLGENAAEMEATLSSIVESFEGEHHG, via the coding sequence ATGACATTCCAGCGCCTCATCTATACGGTCACGTCCGACTGTTTCGATTGCTACAAGTGTATCCGCGAATGTCCTGTGAAGGCCATACGCATCTCCAGCGGTCGTGCGGAGGTGGTAGAGGAGTTGTGCCTATACTGCGGCCATTGTGTGGAGGTGTGTCCTTCCGGCGCAAAGAGGGTGCGCTCCGACGTCGACAGGGCCAAGACGATCCTTTCGCTCCGATCGAAGGTCGTGCTTTCTCTCGCACCGAGTTTCCCTGCGTTCTTCAGGGATACGTCCCCTCAGGAGCTCATCGCCGCATGCAGAAAGTTGGGGTTCCATGCCGTCTCCGAAACCGCGGTGGGTGCGGATATCGTGTCCGAGAAGATAAGGGAGATGCTCTCGGGGCACGAGGGACAGGGAGAGGGGCGTCTTCTCATCTCTTCGGCCTGTCCGGTGATCGTGGAGTACATTTCGAGGTATCGTCCGGACCTCCTTCCTTGTGTGATACCTGTGGGCTCCCCCATGAGGGCGCATGCCGAATACCTCAAATCGGTCTTCGGGCATGAGACCGCAGTGGTCTTTGCAGGTCCTTGCATCGCGAAGAAGAGGGAGGCGGAACAGTCGGGAGGGGTGGTGGATCTCGCGCTCACCTTCTCCGAGCTCGCCGCTTGGATGGAGGAGGCAGGTGTCTACCCCTCCGATCTCAGGACCGATGGCGGCGATTTCTATCCCTCACGTTCATCCTATGGCGCCTTGTACCCGGTCCAGGGAGGGGCCATCCGTACCCTCGAGCGTATGGGAACTCCCGGCTCGTGGATCTTCGAGTCGTTCTCCGGGATCACACAGATCGCCCGCGCCCTCGACGGTCTGGACATCGATTCCCTGGATGTACCGCTTTTCCTGGAACTTCTCGCCTGTGAGGGGGGATGTATCAACGGCCCGGCGTTCGGCAGCCGTAGAGGGAGCCTGGACCGTCATCTGAAGGTCCTGTCGTACGCCGAGGGGGCCTCCAGGGAGTGGGTGAGATGCGCGCTCCCGCTCGAGGTGGAGGTACACGGCGATCCATACCGTGAGACTCCGATCTCCGATGAGGAGATACGTGAGGCCCTCCGCTCGGTAGGCAAGTATTCCCCTGAGGACGAGCTCAACTGTTCCGGCTGCGGTTATGATACGTGTCGCGCCTTTGCCGAGGCCATGGTGCGGGGGAGGGCGGAGCGGACCATGTGTGTTTCCTACATGAGGAAATTGGCACAGAAGAAGGCGAATGCGCTCCTCAAGACCATGCCCTCGGCCGCGGTGGTGGTGGATCAGGATCTGAAGGTGGTGGAGTGTAATTCCAATTTCGCGCACCTCTGGGGAGCAGAGATAGAGGGTATGTACGGAGTGAGGCCCGGTCTCGAAGGAGCCGATCTGAGAAAGATCGTTCCCTTCTGGAAGGTTTTCCAGCTCGTGCTCGACGATCAGGGACCGGAGCTCGTGGAGGAGGATTTCAGGGTGGGAAAGCGGATCATCCACGGGAGCATCTTCGTGATCGAACGGGGTGCGGTTGCGGGGGGACTCTTCCAGGATATCACGGTGCCCTGGATACAGCGGGACAGGATCGTCCAACAGGCGAGGAAGGTCATGAAGGATCACCTCCGTACGGTCCAGAAGGTGGCCTATCTCCTGGGGGAAAACGCAGCGGAGATGGAAGCGACCTTGAGTTCCATCGTCGAGTCCTTCGAGGGGGAGCATCATGGATGA
- a CDS encoding (2Fe-2S) ferredoxin domain-containing protein: MTEDRSIVVCMGSSCHARGNALTVKVIRAWLEEHGLDQDVEVRGELCSGRCKEGPVVRIGNRIYERVQPEAVPDILSFEFPEDM, from the coding sequence ATGACTGAGGACCGATCCATCGTTGTGTGTATGGGAAGCTCCTGCCATGCCCGTGGTAATGCCCTCACGGTGAAGGTGATCAGGGCATGGCTCGAAGAACACGGCCTCGATCAGGATGTCGAGGTGAGAGGTGAGCTGTGTTCCGGAAGGTGCAAGGAAGGTCCTGTGGTACGGATAGGTAACAGGATCTACGAGCGTGTCCAGCCGGAGGCGGTGCCGGACATCCTTTCCTTCGAATTCCCGGAGGACATGTAA
- a CDS encoding ATP-dependent Clp protease ATP-binding subunit, producing the protein MFKDLTQRAQKILTVLAQDEAKRFHAEELEPEHIILAIIREGAGVAYRAIKRLKIAPEEIQVFVEKNLSKQRGSFILGDVPLSSRSRRVLEYAAEEARHLDDEYIGTEHLMLGCARDGEGVFTRFLAQKGIDLEVLREAILEVKGSESVYNSSWGGKEEQEKRRGAFQSAAYRKNTPLLDEFSRDLTELARTGKLDPVIGRERELRRIVQILARRTKNNPVLIGDPGVGKTAIVEALAQRIVRGEVPEMLEGKRILVLDLAALVAGTKYRGEFEERLKRVMREIVSVKNVVLFIDELHTIIGAGGAEGAIDASNMLKPALSRGEIQCIGATTLDEYRKYIEKDAALERRFQPVYVREPTIEETIQILEGIKTRYEDFHNVTYTRKAVEAAVVLSARYITERHLPDKAIDLLDEAGSRTHVQVLNRPQEIEELEKKIDQLNSEKIMLVNTQNYERAAAVRDQVNRLKMELERLKTAWKLEIKRTQNIVDQEDIQEVVSDITGIPLVRIAQSESERLLHIEEELHRKVISQDEAIKVVASAIRRARTGLSSPNRPMGSFVFLGPTGVGKTLLAKTLAEYLFGDTSALIRLDMSDFMEKHNVSRLVGAPPGYVGYEEGGLLTEKVRHRPYSVILFDEIEKAHPDVFNILLQILEEGELQDNLGHRVSFRNAVLIMTSNAGAREITRESTVGFQTKEGILDFREIQASAMNELRRIFRPEFLNRIDEIVVFKSLSRADLERILGLLLEEVFQRVREQGMEIEITKRAREYLLDKGYDPRYGARPLRRTIQRELEDPLSMEILRQRFVPGSYILVTVRSGKLVFQQKQTKKPPEKVTVETR; encoded by the coding sequence ATGTTTAAGGATTTGACGCAGCGCGCCCAGAAGATACTCACGGTGCTCGCCCAGGATGAGGCGAAGCGGTTTCATGCGGAAGAACTGGAGCCGGAGCATATCATCCTCGCCATCATCCGCGAAGGGGCGGGCGTTGCCTATAGAGCGATAAAACGTCTCAAGATCGCGCCGGAGGAGATCCAGGTCTTCGTAGAGAAGAATCTCTCCAAACAGAGGGGGAGTTTCATCCTCGGGGATGTACCCCTTTCCTCCAGGAGCAGGAGGGTTCTCGAGTATGCAGCCGAGGAGGCCCGCCATTTGGACGACGAATACATTGGGACCGAGCATCTCATGCTGGGATGTGCCCGCGACGGCGAGGGGGTGTTCACCCGGTTCCTGGCCCAGAAGGGCATCGACCTGGAAGTCTTGAGGGAGGCCATCCTCGAGGTGAAGGGGAGTGAATCGGTGTACAACAGCTCGTGGGGGGGGAAGGAGGAACAGGAGAAACGGAGGGGGGCTTTCCAGTCGGCTGCCTACAGAAAGAATACCCCATTGCTCGACGAGTTCTCCAGGGATCTCACCGAGCTCGCCCGGACGGGTAAGCTCGATCCGGTCATCGGGAGGGAGCGTGAGCTTCGTCGTATCGTCCAGATCCTGGCCCGACGCACCAAGAACAACCCCGTGCTCATCGGTGACCCGGGGGTGGGGAAGACGGCGATCGTGGAGGCTCTCGCCCAGCGGATCGTGCGCGGCGAGGTGCCCGAGATGCTCGAGGGCAAGCGCATACTCGTCCTCGATCTTGCGGCCCTGGTGGCGGGGACCAAGTACCGGGGCGAGTTCGAGGAACGGCTCAAGCGGGTGATGCGGGAGATCGTCTCGGTGAAGAACGTGGTCCTCTTCATCGACGAGCTCCACACCATCATTGGCGCGGGCGGTGCCGAGGGTGCCATCGACGCCTCCAACATGCTCAAGCCTGCGCTCTCACGGGGGGAGATCCAGTGCATCGGCGCCACCACCCTGGACGAGTACCGGAAGTACATCGAAAAGGATGCGGCACTGGAGCGCAGGTTCCAGCCCGTGTACGTTCGCGAGCCGACCATCGAGGAGACGATCCAGATCCTCGAAGGGATAAAGACGAGGTACGAGGATTTCCACAACGTCACCTATACGCGCAAGGCCGTGGAGGCGGCGGTGGTCCTCTCTGCTCGCTACATCACCGAACGCCACCTGCCCGACAAGGCCATCGATCTGCTCGACGAGGCGGGATCGCGGACCCACGTGCAGGTGCTCAACCGGCCTCAGGAGATAGAGGAGCTTGAGAAAAAGATAGACCAGCTCAATTCCGAGAAGATCATGCTCGTGAACACGCAGAACTACGAGCGGGCGGCTGCGGTGAGGGACCAGGTGAACCGGCTCAAGATGGAGCTCGAGAGGCTGAAGACCGCCTGGAAGCTCGAGATCAAACGGACGCAGAACATCGTGGATCAGGAGGATATCCAGGAGGTCGTCTCCGACATCACCGGCATCCCGCTCGTGAGGATCGCGCAGAGTGAATCGGAGCGTCTCCTCCATATCGAGGAAGAGCTCCACCGGAAAGTGATAAGCCAGGACGAGGCCATAAAAGTGGTGGCATCTGCCATCCGCAGGGCGCGGACGGGGCTGAGCTCTCCAAACCGTCCCATGGGGTCGTTCGTCTTCCTCGGGCCGACCGGTGTGGGTAAGACCCTTCTCGCGAAGACCCTGGCCGAATATCTCTTCGGCGACACCTCCGCGCTCATCCGGCTCGACATGTCGGACTTCATGGAGAAACACAACGTCTCGAGGCTCGTGGGGGCCCCTCCAGGGTATGTGGGCTACGAGGAGGGCGGCCTCCTCACGGAGAAGGTGCGTCACAGGCCCTACTCGGTGATACTCTTCGACGAGATAGAGAAGGCTCATCCGGATGTCTTCAACATCCTCCTTCAGATCCTCGAAGAGGGGGAACTGCAGGACAACCTGGGACACAGGGTCTCCTTCCGGAACGCCGTACTCATCATGACCTCGAACGCGGGTGCCAGGGAGATCACCCGCGAGTCCACGGTGGGCTTCCAGACCAAGGAAGGGATCCTCGATTTCAGAGAGATCCAGGCCTCTGCGATGAACGAGTTGAGGCGCATCTTCCGTCCCGAGTTCCTCAACCGAATCGATGAGATCGTGGTGTTCAAGAGCCTCAGCAGGGCGGATCTCGAACGGATATTGGGGCTCCTCCTGGAAGAGGTGTTCCAGCGGGTGAGGGAGCAGGGGATGGAGATAGAGATCACGAAGCGCGCTCGGGAGTATCTCCTGGACAAAGGGTATGATCCTCGCTATGGAGCGCGACCCCTCAGGAGGACCATACAGCGCGAGCTCGAAGACCCGCTCTCCATGGAGATCCTCAGGCAGCGTTTCGTGCCGGGATCGTACATCCTGGTGACGGTGCGGAGCGGGAAGCTCGTGTTCCAGCAGAAACAGACCAAGAAACCCCCTGAAAAGGTGACGGTGGAGACCCGGTAG
- a CDS encoding ATP--guanido phosphotransferase encodes MNPYTIPSLSWFDRTPEPHEVVVSTRVRLSRNVAGYPFPGMLGTRVQQELVERIVSAWSHYLPGTRWVDLKSLPATAKKQLIESQVLTRQDLMAFPGGSLLLSPDTDPLGLVCFSDHLRLVRYDPGYNVQQGMDSVRQLAEKLDEKLPFAFSLELGYLNANVQDVGTGYRVSLLLHTPATFAERAVVMLKKLLSEHDAVFLPFQSGRDLYSQGMFLLMMDGVQGLPPEKVRKRLEDTCTMVIHYEREKRETLLSSRTRREEVRERIDTAWKILTSSRKVSSKAASEALLLLRTAAVWGVGPRMDLGRFPYLYFASQPGHMRSRMEAEGVSLSREGEEEARAAWLREMLSDHG; translated from the coding sequence ATGAATCCTTACACCATTCCATCGCTCTCATGGTTCGACAGGACACCCGAGCCGCACGAGGTGGTGGTGTCCACCCGGGTGCGTCTCTCGCGGAACGTGGCGGGGTATCCGTTTCCCGGTATGCTCGGCACACGGGTCCAGCAGGAGCTCGTGGAGAGGATCGTGAGCGCCTGGTCTCACTATCTCCCCGGAACCCGCTGGGTGGATCTCAAGAGCCTCCCCGCCACGGCGAAGAAACAGCTCATAGAATCGCAGGTCCTGACCCGACAGGATCTCATGGCCTTCCCGGGCGGGTCTCTCCTGCTGTCTCCCGATACCGACCCTCTCGGTCTCGTCTGTTTCTCCGATCATCTCCGGCTGGTGCGATACGATCCCGGCTACAACGTGCAGCAGGGTATGGACAGCGTGCGTCAGCTGGCGGAGAAGCTGGACGAGAAGCTCCCGTTTGCCTTCTCGCTCGAATTGGGCTATCTCAATGCCAACGTACAGGATGTGGGAACCGGGTACAGGGTTTCGCTCCTCCTCCATACCCCTGCCACCTTTGCAGAGCGGGCCGTGGTGATGCTGAAGAAGCTCCTTTCCGAGCACGATGCGGTCTTCCTCCCTTTCCAGAGCGGCAGGGATCTGTACTCGCAAGGCATGTTCCTCCTGATGATGGACGGAGTCCAGGGCCTTCCCCCTGAAAAAGTACGAAAAAGGCTTGAAGATACCTGTACTATGGTAATACATTATGAGAGGGAGAAGCGAGAAACCCTTCTCTCCAGCAGGACGAGGAGAGAAGAGGTTCGGGAGAGGATCGACACCGCGTGGAAGATCCTCACGAGCTCCCGGAAGGTGTCCTCGAAGGCTGCCAGTGAGGCCTTGCTCCTCCTGAGGACGGCGGCGGTGTGGGGGGTGGGACCCCGCATGGATCTGGGGCGTTTCCCATACCTGTACTTCGCCTCCCAGCCGGGACACATGAGGAGCAGGATGGAGGCAGAGGGAGTTTCTCTCTCGCGTGAGGGAGAGGAGGAAGCCCGTGCGGCATGGCTCAGGGAGATGCTCTCTGACCATGGGTAG
- a CDS encoding UvrB/UvrC motif-containing protein encodes MACTICGEEDVVLKIQHIANGEVKEIELCAQCAESVEIEHFGGDLSFNIEEFLQALFVPEEDGLDDAEDEEEDDVLCPGCGMSMEEFRARQRAGCPDCYYVFRKEAYQFLPQGYRYRGSVPRRFNTVKRILMDRMRLKRSLEHAIRNEDYERAARIRDRLRELEEDRAEQGS; translated from the coding sequence ATGGCATGCACGATCTGCGGTGAGGAGGATGTGGTCCTCAAGATACAGCATATCGCCAATGGCGAGGTGAAGGAGATAGAGCTCTGCGCCCAGTGTGCCGAGAGTGTGGAAATAGAACACTTCGGGGGGGATCTGAGCTTCAATATAGAGGAGTTCCTGCAGGCCCTCTTCGTTCCCGAGGAGGATGGCCTGGACGATGCCGAGGACGAGGAGGAAGACGACGTTCTCTGTCCGGGATGCGGTATGTCGATGGAGGAGTTCAGGGCCAGACAGCGGGCGGGGTGCCCCGACTGCTACTATGTCTTCAGGAAAGAGGCCTATCAGTTCCTCCCGCAGGGGTACAGGTACAGGGGGAGTGTCCCTCGGAGGTTCAACACCGTGAAGCGCATTCTCATGGACAGGATGCGGCTCAAGCGGAGCCTCGAACACGCCATCCGCAACGAGGACTACGAACGCGCAGCGCGGATCCGTGACAGGCTCCGAGAACTGGAAGAAGACAGGGCAGAACAGGGTTCATGA
- a CDS encoding ABC transporter permease — protein sequence MKRLIYLAWKNLFDGPSLAPRIRSSLLAVALGLVPFVVVLHVSDGMIEAITRRFLETTTYHFQAFAYAPDLSMEEGVERLAAEGFLAVPEIQGMGLLVNGVRREGVTIRAVPSWWWEKDEGLRSSLSIEKGRFDLSSPRHMVVGVEVARTLGISVGDKVKLLVLRSFGGGTILPRIATFEVTGVTSTGYQDVDKLWVYVPFEWGDRVFDRRSSRAFLGIKVDDPFHDMEALRSRIAACLGAGWVVLSWKDLGRAQFLSFSTSRALLLAIMGLLVLIAALSISSSLVMLVLERAEEIAMLKSIGVPPRLVSRAYLWTGMLVGMAGSLAGMACGLLISLYINELFAFLEHVVNLWLRLAAGLRGGSYEPVRILSSDFYVEHIPVHPSPFVLWLIFVGASLIAFLASWGPARYVLRISPVEVLRREG from the coding sequence ATGAAGCGCCTCATCTATCTCGCATGGAAGAACCTCTTCGACGGCCCTTCCCTCGCACCCCGTATCCGGTCCTCGCTCCTGGCCGTGGCCCTCGGCCTCGTGCCCTTCGTGGTGGTGCTCCACGTCTCCGACGGGATGATAGAGGCCATCACCCGCCGTTTTCTCGAGACCACCACCTACCACTTCCAGGCCTTCGCGTACGCCCCCGATCTCTCGATGGAGGAGGGCGTGGAACGTCTGGCGGCCGAGGGTTTCCTCGCTGTTCCCGAAATCCAGGGGATGGGCCTCCTGGTGAACGGGGTGAGGCGGGAGGGGGTCACGATACGGGCCGTGCCTTCCTGGTGGTGGGAGAAGGACGAGGGCCTTCGCTCCTCCCTCAGCATAGAGAAAGGGCGCTTCGATCTCTCCTCTCCCAGGCACATGGTGGTGGGGGTGGAGGTGGCCCGTACACTGGGCATCTCGGTGGGGGACAAGGTGAAGCTCCTCGTGCTTCGGAGCTTCGGAGGCGGAACCATCCTCCCGCGTATCGCCACCTTCGAGGTCACCGGAGTGACGTCCACGGGCTATCAGGATGTGGACAAGCTGTGGGTCTACGTCCCCTTCGAGTGGGGGGATCGGGTCTTCGACAGGCGATCGTCACGTGCCTTTCTCGGGATCAAGGTGGATGATCCCTTCCACGACATGGAGGCCTTGCGTTCCAGGATCGCGGCTTGTCTTGGCGCGGGATGGGTCGTCCTTTCGTGGAAGGATCTGGGGCGTGCGCAGTTTCTCTCGTTCTCCACGAGCAGAGCACTCCTCCTCGCCATCATGGGCCTTCTCGTCCTCATTGCGGCCTTGAGTATCTCCTCGTCACTGGTGATGCTCGTGCTGGAGCGGGCCGAGGAGATCGCCATGCTCAAGAGCATCGGGGTGCCACCACGTCTGGTGAGCAGGGCCTACCTGTGGACGGGGATGCTCGTGGGTATGGCGGGATCCCTCGCGGGAATGGCCTGTGGACTCCTCATCTCGCTCTACATCAACGAGTTGTTCGCATTCCTGGAACACGTCGTGAACCTCTGGCTCCGCCTTGCCGCCGGGCTTCGGGGTGGATCCTACGAGCCGGTGCGCATACTCTCGTCGGATTTCTACGTGGAACACATCCCCGTCCACCCCTCCCCGTTCGTCTTGTGGCTCATCTTCGTGGGGGCCTCGCTGATCGCCTTCCTCGCTTCCTGGGGTCCGGCTCGGTATGTGCTTCGGATCTCACCCGTGGAGGTCCTGCGGAGGGAGGGGTGA